One Kitasatospora sp. MAP12-44 DNA segment encodes these proteins:
- a CDS encoding RICIN domain-containing protein codes for MPHRPHLMRSRTAVLATALLTGALALTAPPAATAAPEAAPKTAPRAATVTSGVTYTVTNANSAKCVDATAAATANGTAVQQYTCNGTIAQQWTFTATSGGYFQVGNAAAGAQVWDVTNVSTADSAPIQLWTYGGGANQQWQPVAEASGAYHFVNRNSGKCLDTPSASTADGVQLQQYACNGTGAQSFTLTPTGGTPPGAPDLGPNVLTFDPSMSSASIQSRLDAVYSQQQTNQFGAQRYALLFKPGSYNVNVNVGYYTQVLGLGQSPDDTTINGGGVNADAQWDGGNATQNFWRSVENLTDNPSSGTTKWAVSQASPMRRVHIAGSMVLDDNGGWSSGGFLADSKVDGQVNSGSQQQWLSRNDQWGGWTGSNWNMVFVGDTNAPATSFPNPPYTTVATTPVIAEKPYLYVDSSGAYQVFVPADQAGSLGTSWAGGGTPGTSVPISQFYIAKPADTAATINAALASGKNLLFTPGVYHLNDTIRVTRADTVVLGLGLATLEADNGVTAMSTADVSGIRIAGLLFDAGTTNSPVLLQIGPNGSGADHSADPTVLSDVFARIGGAAVGKATVSVQVNSADVVGDDFWLWRADHGTGVGWTSNTAANGLVVNGADVTMYGLAAEHYQQYAVLWNGERGRTYFLQNELPYDPPDQASWMNGGSDGYAAYKVADTVTSHQAWGLGVYCYFDVNSSIVADHAIEVPDTPGVSLHDMVTVSLGGVGTITHIVNGAGGPANSANSVADLVSYP; via the coding sequence ATGCCCCACAGACCCCACCTCATGCGCAGCCGCACGGCAGTGCTGGCCACCGCCCTGCTGACCGGCGCCCTCGCGCTCACCGCGCCCCCCGCTGCCACGGCGGCGCCCGAAGCTGCGCCCAAGACGGCGCCCAGGGCGGCGACCGTCACCTCCGGCGTCACCTACACCGTCACCAACGCCAACAGCGCCAAGTGCGTAGACGCCACGGCGGCGGCCACCGCCAACGGCACCGCGGTCCAGCAGTACACCTGCAACGGCACCATCGCGCAGCAGTGGACGTTCACGGCGACCAGCGGCGGCTACTTCCAGGTCGGCAACGCCGCCGCCGGCGCTCAGGTGTGGGACGTGACCAACGTGTCCACCGCCGACAGCGCACCCATCCAGCTCTGGACGTACGGCGGCGGCGCCAACCAGCAGTGGCAGCCGGTGGCGGAGGCGAGCGGCGCGTACCACTTCGTCAACCGCAACAGCGGCAAGTGCCTGGACACGCCGAGTGCGTCCACCGCCGACGGCGTCCAGCTCCAGCAGTACGCCTGCAACGGCACCGGCGCCCAGTCGTTCACGCTGACCCCGACCGGTGGGACTCCGCCGGGCGCACCCGATCTCGGCCCCAACGTGCTGACCTTCGACCCGTCGATGTCCAGCGCCTCGATCCAGAGCCGGCTCGACGCCGTCTACAGCCAGCAGCAGACCAACCAGTTCGGCGCTCAGCGCTACGCGTTGCTCTTCAAGCCCGGTTCCTACAACGTGAACGTCAACGTCGGCTACTACACCCAGGTGCTGGGGTTGGGCCAGTCGCCGGACGACACCACCATCAACGGCGGCGGGGTCAACGCCGACGCGCAGTGGGACGGCGGCAATGCCACACAGAACTTCTGGCGCTCGGTCGAGAACCTGACCGACAACCCCTCCTCGGGGACCACCAAGTGGGCCGTCTCGCAGGCCTCCCCGATGCGCAGGGTGCACATCGCGGGCAGCATGGTGCTGGACGACAACGGCGGCTGGTCAAGCGGCGGCTTCCTCGCCGACTCGAAGGTCGACGGGCAGGTAAACTCCGGCAGCCAGCAGCAGTGGCTCTCGCGCAATGACCAGTGGGGCGGCTGGACCGGGTCCAACTGGAACATGGTCTTCGTCGGTGACACCAACGCCCCTGCCACGAGTTTCCCCAACCCGCCGTACACCACCGTCGCCACGACGCCGGTGATCGCCGAGAAGCCGTACCTGTATGTCGACTCGTCCGGCGCCTACCAGGTGTTCGTCCCGGCCGACCAGGCCGGCAGCCTGGGCACCAGCTGGGCCGGCGGCGGGACCCCCGGGACCTCGGTGCCGATCAGCCAGTTCTACATCGCCAAGCCCGCCGACACCGCCGCGACCATCAACGCGGCGCTTGCCTCGGGAAAGAACCTGCTCTTCACCCCCGGGGTCTACCACCTGAACGACACCATCAGGGTGACCCGCGCCGACACCGTGGTGCTGGGCCTCGGGCTTGCCACCCTGGAGGCCGACAACGGCGTCACCGCGATGTCCACGGCCGACGTGTCGGGTATCCGCATCGCGGGCCTGCTCTTCGACGCCGGGACCACCAACTCGCCCGTCCTGCTCCAGATCGGGCCGAACGGCTCGGGCGCGGACCACTCCGCCGACCCGACCGTGCTGTCCGACGTCTTCGCCCGGATCGGCGGCGCGGCCGTCGGCAAGGCGACCGTCAGCGTGCAGGTGAACAGCGCCGACGTGGTCGGCGACGACTTCTGGCTGTGGCGGGCCGACCACGGCACCGGCGTCGGCTGGACCTCCAACACCGCCGCGAACGGCCTGGTCGTCAACGGCGCGGACGTCACCATGTACGGGCTGGCGGCCGAGCACTACCAGCAGTACGCGGTGCTCTGGAACGGCGAGCGCGGCCGCACCTACTTCCTGCAGAACGAGCTTCCCTACGACCCGCCGGACCAGGCGAGCTGGATGAACGGCGGAAGCGACGGCTACGCCGCGTACAAGGTCGCGGACACCGTGACCAGCCACCAGGCCTGGGGGCTGGGCGTCTACTGCTACTTCGACGTCAACTCCTCGATCGTGGCCGACCACGCCATCGAGGTGCCGGACACCCCCGGCGTCAGCCTGCACGATATGGTCACCGTCTCGCTGGGCGGCGTGGGCACCATCACGCACATCGTCAACGGTGCTGGAGGGCCCGCCAACTCCGCCAACAGCGTTGCGGACCTGGTCAGTTACCCGTAG
- a CDS encoding response regulator transcription factor: MTSVLVVEDDPIIRTSLIEILTARGHLVRSAPDGFGALREITQAPPDAVVLDLGLPDLDGCDALRMIRGLSRVPVLVATARDDDREIIRLLDAGADDYLVKPFSGGQLVARLAAVLRRSAAWPGEADGGASGYAGAQGYGGGASAAAREPATVGELRIEPLARTVHLAGREVRLTRREFDLLAYLAQHVGQVVSRRQILAEVWRQPYVDEQTVDVHLSCLRRKLGERASRPRYLHTVRGVGVKLVSPP; this comes from the coding sequence ATGACGTCCGTCCTCGTTGTTGAAGACGACCCGATCATTCGCACGTCTCTGATAGAGATCCTGACGGCGCGTGGCCATCTGGTGCGCAGCGCGCCCGACGGCTTCGGCGCGCTGCGGGAGATCACCCAGGCGCCGCCGGATGCGGTCGTGCTCGATCTCGGCCTGCCCGATCTGGACGGCTGCGACGCGCTGCGGATGATCCGAGGCCTGTCGCGGGTCCCGGTGCTGGTAGCCACGGCCCGGGACGACGATCGCGAGATCATCAGACTCCTCGACGCGGGGGCCGACGACTACCTCGTCAAGCCCTTCTCCGGCGGCCAGTTGGTGGCCCGGCTGGCGGCGGTGCTGCGCCGCAGCGCGGCCTGGCCGGGGGAGGCGGACGGTGGCGCCTCGGGCTACGCCGGTGCCCAGGGCTACGGCGGCGGGGCGTCGGCTGCGGCCCGGGAGCCCGCGACCGTGGGCGAGCTGCGAATCGAGCCGCTGGCCCGGACCGTTCATCTGGCCGGGCGGGAAGTACGGCTGACGCGCCGCGAGTTCGACCTACTGGCCTACCTGGCCCAGCACGTGGGGCAGGTGGTGTCCCGGCGGCAGATCCTCGCCGAGGTGTGGCGCCAGCCGTACGTGGACGAGCAGACCGTGGACGTGCACCTGTCCTGCCTGCGCCGCAAGCTCGGCGAGCGGGCCAGCCGCCCGCGCTATCTGCACACCGTCCGCGGGGTGGGCGTCAAACTGGTGTCGCCCCCGTGA